In one Mucilaginibacter ginsenosidivorax genomic region, the following are encoded:
- the lysA gene encoding diaminopimelate decarboxylase: MFSKANINKFQELDTPFYYYDMGVLRETLDACRDASVKHGFHVHYAMKANFNPRVLDMIQSFGFGADCVSGNEVRAAIEHGFDKGKVVFAGVGKSDREINYALDADIFCFNVESVQELEVINELAAAKGKKANVAIRINPNVDAHTHHFITTGLDENKFGINIWQLPDVATALRKCASLQFLGIHFHIGSQITDLEVYKSLCTRINEMQDWFEDHGFPVKVLNTGGGLGVDYYSPDTNIADFENYFQVFKNFLNVKPGQEVHFELGRALVAQSASLISRVLYVKNGKKKNFLVLDAGMTELIRPMLYQAYHQIENISKSQESRIKNQDNSSPATANMQLATDIKYDVVGPICESTDCFQKDVDLPESFRGDLIAVRTAGAYGEVMASGYNLRDRVGSIYSE, from the coding sequence ATGTTTAGTAAAGCTAATATAAATAAATTTCAAGAGTTAGATACCCCTTTCTATTATTACGATATGGGGGTATTGCGTGAAACATTGGATGCATGTCGTGATGCCTCGGTAAAACATGGCTTTCATGTACACTATGCCATGAAGGCAAACTTTAACCCCAGAGTGCTGGATATGATCCAATCTTTTGGTTTTGGTGCCGATTGCGTAAGCGGCAACGAAGTGAGGGCAGCAATTGAACATGGTTTTGACAAAGGCAAAGTGGTTTTTGCGGGGGTAGGAAAATCAGACCGTGAAATAAACTACGCGCTTGATGCCGATATTTTTTGTTTCAACGTTGAGTCGGTTCAGGAGTTGGAAGTGATTAATGAATTGGCGGCGGCCAAAGGCAAAAAGGCCAATGTAGCTATCCGTATTAACCCAAATGTTGATGCACATACACACCATTTTATTACTACCGGGTTAGATGAAAATAAATTCGGCATCAATATATGGCAGCTGCCCGATGTGGCTACTGCTTTACGCAAATGTGCCAGCCTGCAGTTTTTAGGTATACACTTTCATATAGGTTCACAAATTACCGACCTGGAGGTTTATAAAAGCCTTTGTACCCGAATTAACGAAATGCAGGACTGGTTTGAAGATCATGGTTTCCCGGTTAAAGTACTAAATACCGGCGGTGGCTTAGGTGTTGATTACTACAGCCCCGACACCAATATTGCCGATTTTGAAAATTATTTCCAGGTGTTTAAAAACTTCCTGAACGTAAAACCAGGGCAGGAAGTACACTTTGAGCTTGGCCGTGCTTTGGTAGCTCAAAGCGCCTCGCTAATATCAAGGGTGTTGTATGTGAAAAATGGCAAAAAGAAAAACTTTCTGGTACTGGATGCCGGCATGACCGAACTGATACGCCCAATGCTTTACCAGGCTTACCACCAGATAGAAAATATAAGCAAGAGTCAAGAATCAAGAATCAAGAATCAAGACAACTCATCACCGGCAACTGCCAACATGCAACTGGCAACCGATATCAAATACGACGTGGTAGGCCCCATTTGCGAAAGCACAGATTGTTTTCAGAAGGATGTTGACCTGCCGGAATCATTCCGTGGAGATCTGATTGCCGTACGTACTGCCGGTGCATATGGCGAAGTGATGGCCTCTGGTTACAACCTTCGCGATAGGGTAGGGAGTATTTATTCGGAATAG
- a CDS encoding HAD family hydrolase yields the protein MKAFIFDLNGTMINDMPYHTKAWQTLLNDQLGGNFSWEEVKKEMYGKNPEVLVRMFGPNRFTVDEMNDLSYKKEQKYQQEFLPHLALLPGLSAFLEAAYQKGIPMAIGSAAIPFNIDFVLDNLNIRHYFTAIVSADDVLLSKPHPETFLKAAKLLNAEPANCIVFEDVPKGVEAAANAGMKAVVLTTTHVAEEFETLPNVLHYAADFNNVYFNNLLV from the coding sequence ATGAAGGCCTTTATATTCGACCTTAATGGCACCATGATAAATGACATGCCCTATCATACCAAAGCCTGGCAAACGCTTTTAAACGACCAGTTAGGCGGTAATTTTTCCTGGGAGGAAGTAAAAAAAGAGATGTATGGTAAAAACCCCGAAGTACTGGTGAGAATGTTTGGGCCCAACCGCTTTACGGTTGACGAAATGAACGACTTATCTTACAAAAAAGAGCAAAAATACCAGCAGGAATTTTTACCTCATCTGGCACTTCTGCCCGGTTTAAGTGCGTTTTTAGAAGCCGCTTATCAAAAAGGGATCCCTATGGCTATAGGTTCGGCCGCAATCCCGTTCAATATCGACTTTGTACTGGATAATCTGAACATCAGGCATTATTTTACAGCGATAGTAAGCGCCGATGATGTACTTTTAAGCAAGCCCCATCCCGAAACATTTTTAAAGGCTGCAAAGCTTTTAAATGCCGAACCAGCCAACTGTATAGTATTTGAAGATGTACCCAAGGGTGTTGAAGCAGCAGCCAATGCCGGCATGAAAGCTGTGGTGCTTACTACCACCCATGTTGCCGAAGAGTTTGAAACATTACCCAATGTGCTGCACTATGCTGCCGACTTTAATAATGTGTATTTTAACAACCTGTTAGTTTAA